Genomic DNA from Hordeum vulgare subsp. vulgare chromosome 2H, MorexV3_pseudomolecules_assembly, whole genome shotgun sequence:
ATATTGCAGCAGAACTCGAGGTCCAAATGCTCTAACACGAAGGAATTGGACAGAAGAAGACATAACTCCTCCCCAGTAATACCAACATTATGCAGACAAATAGTCTTCAAATTACTCAAGCAGACAACTTCGTATACAGAATGAAAAGCACAGCTATTGAAGCTCCAACCTCGCCTATCACTCCCAAAGCTCCTCTTATGTTGTTTGGTACCTCCCAGAGCCATTGTCGCCCACCACCTATTCGGTGAAATGACCGAACATACCATGACCATCCGTTTTTGTTGTACATCTGAAGGGGCGCACTGTGGATGCTAATGAGGAGGAAACGTGAAAAATATGAGGCAAGACAAATGGCGGAGGACAATTGAGGGATGCCCTTGGGTACCATCATTTCTTCGCATATATGAAAATGTATGTAGACACGTTCAAACATATCCACGGACAAATGGGGAAGGGGATTTGATGCATACCACTCAAAGATGCCCTTATTGTCTTGGTCCCTAGGGCCTATGTCAGAGCATTTCCAGCAGATGATGCATAAGTTGGTGTACGAAAACAGTTTCAAGACAGGAAAGAGAAAGGTTTTACATCACCACAATGGTTGTTGCTCCAATAGGTGATATAAAAGTGGTGCATTAAATGACTTCTTTTTCGTCCTAGCTGCATTTGTGCATATATATATCACCTGTCAGAGAAGCGTTTATTACACAAGGCGATATAAACAACCATTTTTATGTGGTTGTTCATGATGAAAAAGTTTTACATTTTCTTGAAACGGACATAAAAGTTTTACATCACCCCCAATGGTGCTGCAAATATGCAGCAGGTGGAGGCGATATTTTGGGGAGGTAATAGCACTGGGGATCCTAGAACTTGCACACAATGTGATGGTTTGATCCTAAAACTAGCAAAGTGCACCTATTTCATCCTAGAACTTGCTCCTCTTGTGCAGTTTTAGTCCACAACCAATCACAGCGCGCCAAGTGGACAGAGTGGGGCAGTGTTGGTGGTTTTGCAAAGTGGCCCTTCCATTTGTCACTTATTAGTGAACACCTGTCAGCCATTTGCATTAGCACCTGAATTAATTAAAGACCCTCCTCTCTGATTACTTACCCCCGGTGGCCTCACACTCGCTGGAGAACTATGAGCCAGCTCCACAACCCCTGTCGCACAAGACGACCACAAAGATGGGGAAGCTCATGCGCAGGGCCGCACGGCGGATGTCGCTATCGCCGGTGACCCGCAGAGACGATCTCGGCACTCCTCCGGCGAATGCTGGTGCCGTGACAAGGGGCTCAagcgctgctgctgccgccgatcATGCCGCGCAGCCGCACGACGTTGCAGTCACCACTGCCGCTGCCGATCATACCGCGCAGCCGCCGCACGACGTCGCCGCCACCACGACCGCTCCTCCGGCGAAGCCCCCACAGAGCGTCGGCCTCAACAACAAGGACGAGCAGGCACGGCTGACGGGTTTGCTGCTCAACTTCACCGGCCCGACCGCCGTCCCTCCGGTGAGCGACCACGTCGACATCTTCAGCCGGTTCGGGCCCGTGGTGGAGACCAGGGCCGAGGGCTTCTCCGTCGCCGTGGTAGTCTTCGAGAGCAGCCTGGACGCCGCGGCAGCGTTCGCGGGCACGGCCAAGATCGGCGTCCTCAGCCCCAACCTCGTCAGCTTCCGCCTCGCCTACTCGCCGTCGGCCGCCTCCGCGCAGCAGGCCGAGTCTCCGCAGAGCCCCATGAACGCCGATGACATGGATCACCTGCTCGATCAAGCTGATAGGATGGACCTCCTCGACCTCCTCGCACTCGAAGCCCTTCAGTAGTTTTGCAGGTTTCTTCTTCTGCTCATCACTGACAGGCAATGTGGTCTGCTTCTTGTCTGAATCATATGACATTGTGGCACTTCCTCTTCTTGTGTTACTCAATGCcgatgttgtttttcttcttcttcacaggTTATTTTGGATAGGAGAATTGAGAAGGCAATGGAAGAGTTCACATGTTCTTCAAATCAAGCAAGGAATTTTTTGAATCTTATTAGGTGATGGTAACCTGTAGCAGGACAAATAGTAAATTGTGTTGCATCCATGTCCATGTGGAGTGGTGAAGTCGTAGCATCACACATCAGTTACATCTTTTTTGGTCTGTCTTCTACTACAGAGTGTTGTTTCACTTGCTGCATCTCAGTGCGTTATCTGTGGTGCAAAGACATCAAAGTCAATGATGATTTATATCCTATATATCTATGCATTTGGAATTTGGACTGGTGCTGTATTGCCTGCATTACAAGTTGTGGGTCATTTGAGCTGCAAAATTTGTAGCAGAAACTTGTTTCAATGTTGTGTTCAATTTTTGTCTGAAATCATTATATCATTCCATGTGTGTGTATACAGGCCTACTATCCATATTAGAAACCATGGTAATTGATGTATCAACAGTAATCCGTATACGGGCACAAGCTAATCGACAGTAAATAATTAAAAAAGGTCCACTTCGTCCTCAACCTTTGTTtggcgcatgcatgcatgcatgcatgcacgtatcTCTCATCGATGTCCTCTGCACGCGCAAGAAGGTCCACTTCGtcctcgacctcgccgccggcggCGAGCTCTTCTCGCTCGTCGACTCCGACGGCCGCATGACGGAGGACCTCGCGCGGCATTACTTCCGCCAGCTCGTCTCCGCCGTCTGGTACTGCCACTCCCGCGGCGTCTACCACCGCGACATCAAGCTGGAGAATTTGCTGCTCGACGGCGAGGGCGAGCTTAAGGTCGCCGACTTCGGGCTCGGCGCCGTCGCGGACGGGAGCCTCCACCACACCCTCCGCGGCACCCCTGCCTACGTCGCGCCGGAGATCCTCTCGAAGCAGGGGCACCACCCCGCCAAGGTCGGCATCTGGTCCTGCGGCGTGGTGCTCTTCGTGCTCGCCGCCGGCTACCTCCCATTCAACGACGCCAGCCTCATCAACATGTACCGCAAGATCTACGACGGCAGGTTCCGGTGCCCGAACTGGTTCTCGCCGGCGCTGCGCCGCATCCTCGACCCCAACCCGGCCACGCGCATTGACACGTACGGCATCATGGAGCACCCGTGGTTCTGCCATGGCGCGGTATGATCGGCAGCGGCAGTGGTGACTGCAACGTCGTGCGGCAGCAGCGGCAGCGCTTGAGCCCCTTGTCACAGCACCAGCATTCGCCGGAGGAGTGTCGAGATCGTCTCTGCGGGTCACCGGCGATAGCGACATCCGCCGTGCGGCCCTGCGCATGAGCTTCCCCATCTTTGTGGTGCCGTGGAGCTGGCTCGTAGTTCTCCAGCGAGTGTGAGGTCACCGGGGGTAAGTAAGCAGAGAAGAGAGTCCTTAATTAATTCAGGTGCTAATGCAAATGGTCGACAGGTGTTCACTAATAAGTGACAAATGGAAGGGTCACTTTGCAAAACCACACTTTGCAAAACCACCAACACTGCCCCACTCTGTCCACTTGACGCATTGTAATTGGCTGTGGACTAAAACTACACAAGAGAAGCAAGTTCTAGGATGAAATGGGTGTACTTTGCTAGTTTTAGGATCAAACCATCACATTGTGTGCAAGTTCTAGGATCCCAGTGCTATTACCTCTATTTTGGGCATGATAAAAGAATTATATCACTGCATGCAGATACATCATCTTCTGAAGCCGTTTTTGGACCTAAACCGCGGGATTTTTGGGCACGGCCGCGTTTACACATCATATGTGAGAGATGCTCTCAAAACAAGCATTAACCCCTTAAATCGTTACGTACATACATTACATTACAAAAGCATTACAAAATCACACTCGGATGAGGTTGCTGCACAGCCAAAAAAAATAAACAAGAAAAGGAATATACATTCTCGCCAGCAGCTGCTACAACTAACGAAAGAAGGGATGAATGTCCTTTACCAAGAATATACAAACATGGAACTAGAAGAAACCAAAACCTCCTACCTCGGACTGTTCCAAGGGGACGAAGACTTGTACTGAAAACCATGGGGCGCGGAACCATGTCCTAAATCAAGACTGTGGAGCTGTTCCATCAACTGCGACCTCCGTTCTTTGAAGAAATCTAGTCTGGTTGTCAGCTCAACCAGGGTGGATGACGGCACGGGCGGTTGCCGACCATACTCGATAGCCTGCATTACAATAAGAGAGTCAAACAACTTGGCCGCCATTAAAAGGAGTGATGAGCTACAGTATGACCGTAAGATGCAATGATTTGCCTTACCTCCGTTGCTCTTGGATTGTTTGCAGACATTGAGCCGCTGTCCGCTGGTATGCTTGACGATACCTCCCTTGAATCGCTCGAAGAGGCATCCATGGAGTGCTTGCGGGAGAAGGGCTTCGAAGAAGACTGAGTCAGCACATGTTGTTTAATACTTTTCCAGTGTGATGCGCCCGACAAGTTCTCCTGTCATAATTTTAGTGTGGCTTTCTCTTAGTATCATCGCCAGGCAACACCGGTGTCACATCACACCAGTTAAGTTATTCACTGTTGTCTCACCCTTTTACAACTAAACATAGCTCCATAAACTATTATGGAAATGCAATGAAAAATGGATTTAATACAGCTAACTGGTTGGAAGACTTCTAAAGGGTAGTACAGTAGATTGATGGGGGTGTTCTATCAAACCTCATTCCTCTGCTTCTTTTCTTGATTACAGAAAGCAAGTTTCGTATCAAACCCTGGTTGAACAAAGCTCCTGTTGGCAATAAAATATGTGCAATTGTTAATATATTACTTACAATCTGAACAAATCAAGAACGAAACACATTCAACTCAAAAACCGTATGTTTTAAGCTGATAAAATACCTTAAGACAAAACATCCTGCTTTTGTTACTAAAATACTAAGCACAAAACTTGGTGGAGATTTTGTAATACCGCCTATAGGTAGTAATATTAAAAATAATTGTACATATTAGTTTAATGGCAACGATCAGGTGCAAGTGTAACCCGCTATATCCAGAAGTAAGAAATCTCATGCTTGAACAAAATATTCATGTACTTCCCAGTTTACATCACCTTCGTATAAATTTCAAATTCAAACTTGTTCTGTGCCAAGAGTATATATAAATGAACAGGATAATAGAAAAGATACTGACACATGCTATAGTTAACAAGTAATATTTTCTCCCTTCTAATACATTTTGAAGTTCAAATTCTAAAATGTGCTACCCCACTCTAGAGTACAGCAACATTTGTTTATTATTTGAATTTTCAGGTTGGTTTGATAGCCTGGCTTGACTGAAGCATCACTCACATATTACAACCTAAGGGTGGGTTGGGCCTGATAAGTCAGACTTCTAATTTGATATATCCTAGCAGCTTGGAGACATTACATGATTACACCATGTTGTATGCCCTTAAAAAGGAAAGGGAACAGAATTATTAATCATGAGTAATACAACAATCACTGTCTTACTGTGGAAGATGACTTGGACGATGCTGATAATGATCATTCTCGTCTACGAAAGAGCCATACTGGTGTTGGCGCTGTTGACTAAGTTGGACATGCAGCTCTGCAACCTTCTGCTTTAACCTTGCAACATCAGCTTCTGcgagagcaatttcctcaagctCTGCCTTTGTCTTAAGACAAAGAAGTTAGACACCACTAAAGACTGAAAGTACGATAACTGGTGGCCAGCTGCTAGATTGACATTTCAGTACCTTTGAGTCCATAACACGTGAACCAGAAAATTGTGCAGAAGACATGCTTAATCCAACTTCTAATGCAGCTCTAAGATCCCGTTCAGCCTGCAGCTGCTCTTGCAACCTTGATACCTGCAGGTACAAACAACTGcgatcaagcaaagtatcaagccGACATTTAATCCTCCAGACATTTTTTATAATTATTTAATGGGATACTGTTGAACAAAAATGGCAAGAAAAGTAAACTTAACAAAAATGGAAATTATGGGTAAATTCCCATCATATAAAGTGTGAAATGTAGTTGATTCATATAGTGGTAGAATGTGGCGTACATCTTGTTCCAGCACCAAACGGCGCTCATGCAGTGCTTGCTTTCTTCTTTCCAAACTAGCCTGTAAGATTGCATTACCTCTAGTCTGAGAAGAATTTTCAGTTAGTTTGCAAGATCCCCCACATCACAGGCCCAATTAAAGAATACATGTATTCCTTTTGTACCTCTTTTGCAATCCTGATTTGCAGATCATTCTTTGCGATCTCAAGCCTTTGGATAGCAAGCCTGAAAGGTACGTTTGCAAAGTGAAATAATTAAGTACAAAATCAACTCTTCAGTGATAATGTCGCTATATGTGATCCAATGAAAAGTCAAAAGCTACGCGACAAGCATGGCCACACCCATCAATGGTACCACAGGCCACAAAGATAGCACAGAAACTTTTAAATAAATAGCAACAACTTTCTCAATAGGCCCACTCTACAACAATCTATCATACACAGTGGTGACTACATATTTTGATCAAATGGAAATCttcagtcaagacaataacatcaAAATACAGAATTACGAGCACGGTATTAGTAATATAACAAACTCACACAACAATTGAACGGTTTTGCTAAATCTCAGTAGACTAAGACTTGGTTATGTCTCAGTCGATGCTCGTGAGATCTTACATTGAGATCCATGCAAAACTTTCTTTccagtttttttttcctttttttctttcttacaTATTATGTCACTTGACTGAGACTTGGTCAAGTCTCAGTCGACTGAGACCTAGCCACACCCAAAATTGAACTCTGCAATTCTGACCATTTATAGGAAACAGTCATGTAAATTTTAAGTTGAGGAATTAGTACTTGAAATGACTAGGAACTTACTCTTCTTCACCCGATGAATCAACAAACTCAGACTGCTGGCTCTTTCTTGCCTGCGTAAACCACATGTTTAAATCCACATGGTCAAAACAAAAGCTAAAGTAGACAACTACAGATGCTTCTTCAAGAGTAACTAGAGGAGTGTATTTCTAGTGATGGTTTCCCCTATAAAACCATAAATAGTTATACAAGAAAACGATGGAAGTCAACGGAATGAAATTCACTGAACTAGCATTAACATATTGAGGAAGACAACAGAAGGTAACGACTCGCTTACATTATTCCGTCCCCAAATATTAGAACGCTTCACATGTAACTGAGTTTCATTGGACTTGATGGACTGCCTATCTACAGAATGTTCAGCTCCAGTACCAGGTAAAGGAACTCCTGCATCCAAAGACGAAAGAATCTCTCCCATTGACAATGGAGACTCATGATTGGAAACCAGAATTGTTGGATCATTTCCATTTGGCAATCTCTGGACATTTATCGTTCCATTTTGATTTAAATGGCTGTGTGGAACATCATTTAAATCCGACTTTGCTTCCAAAGCCTTATCCGTGACAGAACGTTCGGCGTCTGAATCACCAGGGTCTACCTGTGGTGCCACATTAAGGTGAGTAAGAAAGGAAAAAACCACATCATGATATCGACACAAAAAGAGTTGCTAGCCGAATAATATTGAAAATCAAGTTAGTTTCGGACTGGACTATTCGGAACTTCACACCACAAACGTTAATAAAATGTTGTATAAACTGAGGATAGGCTAGGTAGGAAATTTCTACAGGAAAAGGAGCTGGGAAAAAGCTCTATAAGATTATAGTATTGGAGCCAAAATTTGAAACACACTATGAACAAGCAGAAAAATACATCATCAGTGAAACTGGAAGCAAATCGATTTTATTAGCTATCAgaaaaatatactccctccgtcccaaaacatactaaagttgagacacttattttcggatggagggagtataaggcAAATGTACGATTGCTATCAAGCCATAAATTTATATACTAGAAACTTCAAAATTGCAAACCATATCAAACCTGGTAGTCATAGAGGTCAGCACCAGTACGCGCACTGCTTTCACTCAAGTTTCCACTCAGTATACGCTCATCTAATTCCTGATCTACATCATTCTCTGCATCATGAAACCCATTATCTTTGGCATCCACAGTTTCATCATCTGTAGACTCTTCACTTCCACTATCCTGAATTCGAGAATCAGGTGAGAGGGAACACCTAGGATGTTCATCCTGTAAAAGTGATAAACATTATGATAAGCAGCCTTTACAGTAACTCGGCAAGTGGAAGACCAGTAGCAAATGCGTCAGCCTAAATTGTCCAGAATAGCATCATCGGGAAAATGAACTCTGGGATAGCATCAGGTAAACTTACATCAAATATGCTCTCATATTCCTCTAATAGAGTTGTGACAATGCATTGAGCATTGTTAGCAGCATTTGCAGCAGCAATAAGCTGAGCAGAATTGTCATCACTCATGTCTATGTCATCTTCCATCTCACATTCACCAGCCAGAAGTGGGCGCAGCAATAGAGGAGCCATACAAGCAGCAACCGCTGATGGAGTCATTCGATTCTCAGTGGTATGAGAAGCAACAGTGTGCATCATCCTCAAAATTCTGCAAACATCATGTTCATGAGCTAACTGAAGAATTATCTTGATTACTGGTAAGGAAATGGTGTTGCTTGTCAACCCAAAAATGAAGACTAACCTCTGTAGCAGCCGCCTGTTAGGCTCGGGAAATGTCTCAGACATCGCTGCACGCATCGAATTTACCCGAGATTCTTTACACTCCAGACCTAAACAAGGATGATAGAAGTGAAAAGAAATGGTAAAGAGCAGAATATGAATTAACACTAATCATTAGATAACTAAGATAATACTAATCATTAGGTTTCTGCAGACATCTTTTTAAGCAAATAAGCTTATAAAATTTCATATATTAACTACCTCTGTTAAGCTGCAGCTTCTGATAAGATAGTCTCAATCCATGGCCATGATACAGGCATTCTACTTGCTAAGGTACCAAATGTTCCAAGAGTAGTCAGATGTTCAAATAGTTTAGGTTCAGTGCTACTGTTTTTTGTCTAGTCTATGAGTCCGATGTACCCTTTAAAGTTggcttttatcctacaacaacaaTATAGCTGATGAGGAACAACAGAGAGAAGTAAAAGAAAAGGAACAGAAGTCAAATCCATTTAACTACTTCTACTCCAGCCTagtatttgttttgttttcttgacTTTAACTACTGTTTTAAGTCTTGTAGCTACGAGTAGAATACTGAATCTTAAGTAATGTTTTCAAGAGTGTTCTAGCTATTGTTACAGTATctgtggattgcactagccctttccatcagttcggacttttggttgcgttcgctagtgcatgaagcttaacatggtatcggagctaaggtcttgagttcaagtcttGGCTTTTGCAATTTATTTAAAAAATTGCTGGTAGCCCCCCTTTGTGTCCACGTagaggcctcttgagtcatacgtgAGTTTCACGCGCCGGCACTCTCTTCCGGTTgcacgtgttgacttgtcttccccgtcacacgtgagagggggtggattgcactagccctttccatcagttcgaacttttggttgcgttggatagtgcatgaagcttaacagctATATGTAGAAGTTGAGATGTAAAGGCTTCCCAAAGCTCTATAAATCGAGGTCATCACATCTACAGTAATTTGTAACCAGACTATGTAACCCCACCCTATCTGTAATAGAAGTTCGTGTTCTTATCTAAGATCTTGGACTAGATCTTGTGTTCTAGGAGTTTTGGACTGAACTCCTGCTGCCATATCGGCATATATTCGCCTCTAGAACGACATCTAATGCAGCGTTGAAGTAGTTCCTTCAAAACTAGTGATGTACACTTTATAGCAGCAAGGTGGAGATGCTCCTCCATGGCCTTATGCTGCTTCAATAGCCGATGAATCCATATCTTTCCTAACATAGAAAGGTGCACAGAAGAAAGGCCTCCATGCTTCTAAAAAGATGTACTTGGTAACTCAGTCAAGGATACGAGTGCAAAGCAGTAAATACTCCAAGTATTCTTAAATAAAATTTAATGCACGGTTAAATACAGTATCTAACATACTGCAAATGTTTATTCCAATATCATGTAAAACAGTTAATTTTCTTATATTTATTGATAGTTTTCAAAGTTATGGTAAAAACTTATAACCTCATCGACTACCCTAACAGACATCTTCTTGCAAGACCTATTTAGGTTAACATGAATAGAGCACTTACGAAAAGCTTCTAACAATGCTGTGCAGCAGGAAGCAGGCACTGGAGAAGATGGTAGCTCTCGCAGAACATGCTGCAGATGTATATTCACATGAATACAGTTGGCAAGCAGAACATGAACTATTGAAACTCTATTGACTTGTATGATCCTTGAAAAACGACACAAATGAATAACAGCAAAGTACCTTTACACAATCACCGATAACATGAGCATCCTCATCCGGTGCAAACTCAGTCCTTCCtggaataaaacagaaacaggtGCCCTAATTGAAATATATAGGTATAATGACATGAAAACTACCAAACCAGAAACACCACCAATTAATAACAGGACTGTCCTAAATGTCAACTATGCAGTGACATAAACCTTGCTCATATTCATTCATTCTTCTGTCAACCTCCTCCACATCTGCAGCCTGACGCAAAATTCCCTCCACCTTTATCCCTGCAAGAGATGTTCACATTTCTGGTTAAATGTTCCAGATTGGTTGATGAGGCAGCATACTACTACCAAATGCGAAGTGCAGACGATTCCAAACATTAGtgatagttgattctttttagtcctACCATGTTTCTCAAGAAAACACAAAGCTTTTTCCAGAAAAGAAGGGCTGCCATCAATATCTTCTAGTGCAAGAAGAATTGGCCTTCCAACAACCAAGGATTTGGTAGGCCTCTTCTCTCTCCCTGCAGCCATCAGAGGAGAGGTATGAACGAACAATCAGAGGTTGGGTTTGTCATGAGTAACAATAAGTCATAACATAGTGTGAGAAACCAACAATTTGGAGTTGCTCCTTCATATGCATCTGGTGTGTCATTACGGAATATCCCATTATGTCCGATCACAAGAGCTGCATTTGGAGCCTGTGCAAGAGCTTCTTCCAATGCCGTTTTCCACTCAAGCAAATCTTCAGATGTTTCTGCCTGTTAAAAGTAGCAGATCGTTCCATTTAACTTTTGAAGGAGAATTAAATGTATAAAGCTGCATTTGCTGAAGTGAATCTGCCAAGTTAAATggaaaatatataccttcaaggtaAAAGCACGACCATCACGACCATCTGGAAATAGGACAGTCAACAACTTTTTGTCTTCCCTGACCACTACACTGTGAACGGGAAATACAGTTAGTATGACACCGGGAAAAAAGCAAAAGAACAAGGACTCATTTTTCACTGGCCATGAATAACATTTAACACAACAATATTGTTGCAAAAGGAACCAAAATATAaactaaagaagaagaaaatctaGGACACGTACCTCCCAGAATTATTCAAGTCAATTCCTCCCAAAGTAACATTCACTTCACCACCTCTTTGGGGTAAGGTATTCTGCAATGTCAAGAACAAGCATAAGTCAAGGAAGTGAGAATTAACTCATAAGACGGACCAATGAATGGATGGTACAATATATCTAACAAGTAGTTCCCTTAAACAGCATTCACGGGGTAAGTAGGGCAAGAACAAGAATAAGCAGGTTAAAGCCAGCTAAGCATCAAGTACTGAACATAATTCGGtatattttttttacttttcaagTGAAGGACCACATGAGAAGTTGGTGCAAACCAGAACAAAAGAAATAAAGCTGCAATCACATCAAGCAGCAAGCACTGAGAAGATGTCACTGAGATTGAACTAACAAAAAAGTACCACTCTAAAAGAAGACTGGAAACAGCAAAGCCAAAGTAACCATTCAGCTATTCAGCACTAAATTCAAGACAGTGTATACTCGCACAAGATATTGATCTTGGTATACACACATACATGTCAGGACATATGAAAAAAGTTAGAACAACAAACCAGACTATTACATATTGGCAGTGACCAAGATATGATTAAAGCATCTAGCTGGATATTATACTAGATCCAGTTCCGAAATATTGGACCAAAAAGCAAAACGAAAAACAATTTCTGGTCTGATAAATCTTCTTAATTTATGCTTTCCAGTATACATAATATCTATATCCGCATTATGGGCAAAAATTAAATTACTAACAGGAtcattcttgaagaaaatcagcgATGTTCGGGTGAGGATGAACCAACGCTTTTTCCAAGATTTCCATCCGATTCCTGGAAATCATATAAGCAACATTCATTTTCaggtaaaagaaaaataaaactgtaTAAcaatataaataggaaaaatTCTGATTTTCCTTTTAATGATAAGAATATGCACATACTATATTGATAAAAATTCATGACATAACCCATATAGTAGAGGGATTAAGCGCAAATCAAACAAATCGAATAACTAGAATGAGAAATAAACTATGAGAATTACCCTATACAAGATTCGGTTTAGGGTTTCCGAATATCTCATAGAAAATTATTTAATTGTATTAATTTTTAATTTCATGATACGACTGAAATTTTAGTCAGGTATCAGGATACAACTAAACTACTTGAAAATTTATGGCAGACTCAGGAACTATTAAGAGAAAGGGTATTAAAAGGAAACCAACAACACAGATTCTAACTTGGTCACAAA
This window encodes:
- the LOC123424924 gene encoding rho GTPase-activating protein 7-like, with protein sequence MAATAGAAPSGGPVFKSGPLFISSKGIGWKSWKKRWFILTRTSLIFFKNDPNTLPQRGGEVNVTLGGIDLNNSGSVVVREDKKLLTVLFPDGRDGRAFTLKAETSEDLLEWKTALEEALAQAPNAALVIGHNGIFRNDTPDAYEGATPNWREKRPTKSLVVGRPILLALEDIDGSPSFLEKALCFLEKHGIKVEGILRQAADVEEVDRRMNEYEQGRTEFAPDEDAHVIGDCVKHVLRELPSSPVPASCCTALLEAFRLECKESRVNSMRAAMSETFPEPNRRLLQRILRMMHTVASHTTENRMTPSAVAACMAPLLLRPLLAGECEMEDDIDMSDDNSAQLIAAANAANNAQCIVTTLLEEYESIFDDEHPRCSLSPDSRIQDSGSEESTDDETVDAKDNGFHDAENDVDQELDERILSGNLSESSARTGADLYDYQVDPGDSDAERSVTDKALEAKSDLNDVPHSHLNQNGTINVQRLPNGNDPTILVSNHESPLSMGEILSSLDAGVPLPGTGAEHSVDRQSIKSNETQLHVKRSNIWGRNNARKSQQSEFVDSSGEEELAIQRLEIAKNDLQIRIAKETRGNAILQASLERRKQALHERRLVLEQDVSRLQEQLQAERDLRAALEVGLSMSSAQFSGSRVMDSKTKAELEEIALAEADVARLKQKVAELHVQLSQQRQHQYGSFVDENDHYQHRPSHLPQSFVQPGFDTKLAFCNQEKKQRNEENLSGASHWKSIKQHVLTQSSSKPFSRKHSMDASSSDSREVSSSIPADSGSMSANNPRATEAIEYGRQPPVPSSTLVELTTRLDFFKERRSQLMEQLHSLDLGHGSAPHGFQYKSSSPWNSPR